A stretch of Elusimicrobiaceae bacterium DNA encodes these proteins:
- the crcB gene encoding fluoride efflux transporter CrcB, producing MRHWVTFLDLAAVGAGGMIGAVCRYLLSASVQRASPAQDFPVGTMLVNLTGCFFIGLFAALARDRGVLSSQARLFLMVGILGGFTTFSSFAYESAELLAGGGYLRFSVNVLASVAGGLLAVWAGMAVSRVI from the coding sequence ATGCGGCACTGGGTTACGTTTCTGGATCTGGCCGCTGTCGGCGCGGGCGGAATGATAGGCGCGGTGTGCCGGTATCTGCTGTCGGCTTCGGTGCAGCGGGCGAGCCCGGCTCAGGATTTTCCGGTGGGGACGATGCTGGTAAATCTCACCGGCTGTTTTTTTATCGGGCTGTTTGCCGCGCTGGCGCGTGACCGGGGGGTGCTGTCTTCGCAGGCCAGGCTGTTTCTCATGGTGGGAATATTGGGCGGGTTTACCACGTTTTCGTCTTTTGCGTACGAGTCGGCGGAACTGCTGGCGGGCGGAGGGTATTTGAGGTTTTCCGTGAATGTGCTGGCGTCCGTAGCCGGCGGGCTGCTGGCTGTGTGGGCGGGGATGGCGGTTTCAAGAGTCATATAG
- a CDS encoding toxin-antitoxin system YwqK family antitoxin — translation MRHALTTMLAAAVLATPCFAEVTVRNDGIFENGAPRAIVYDRDGKEVARKTLTEKGGTLKFTGRIPDGPVNEYYPNGKLRRMTTFRGNDKNGLMEMYDEKGRLYSRAMLKNGKCNGDVAMFYDSGKQRETYSCKDGRWEGEYRVYSPDGKLTNTEPYSNGQINGVSTGYYESGKVHDTVTYENSVKNGPTRLYFENGKPQIEGNFKNNNFDGVVKTYFESGALMYEDVYKDGQQLSRRSYKKNGKLQYEKKY, via the coding sequence ATGAGACACGCATTGACAACCATGCTGGCGGCTGCCGTACTGGCGACGCCGTGTTTTGCGGAAGTGACCGTCCGTAACGACGGGATTTTTGAAAACGGCGCGCCCCGGGCAATTGTTTACGATCGGGACGGAAAGGAAGTGGCCCGTAAAACGCTTACCGAAAAAGGCGGCACGCTCAAGTTTACGGGCAGAATTCCGGACGGCCCGGTAAACGAGTATTATCCCAACGGCAAGCTCAGGCGCATGACCACGTTCAGGGGCAACGATAAAAACGGCCTGATGGAAATGTACGACGAGAAAGGCAGGCTGTATTCACGCGCCATGCTGAAAAACGGCAAATGCAACGGCGATGTGGCGATGTTTTACGACAGCGGCAAACAGCGCGAAACCTATTCCTGCAAAGACGGCAGATGGGAGGGGGAATACCGGGTCTACAGCCCCGACGGGAAACTGACCAACACCGAGCCGTACTCGAACGGGCAGATTAACGGCGTTTCCACCGGTTATTACGAAAGCGGCAAGGTGCATGACACCGTAACCTATGAAAATTCCGTAAAAAACGGGCCGACCAGGCTGTATTTCGAGAACGGGAAACCGCAGATCGAAGGCAATTTCAAAAACAATAATTTCGACGGCGTGGTGAAAACGTATTTCGAGTCGGGGGCGCTTATGTACGAGGACGTGTACAAAGACGGGCAGCAGCTTTCACGCAGGTCTTACAAGAAGAACGGCAAACTGCAGTATGAGAAGAAATACTGA
- a CDS encoding ATP-dependent 6-phosphofructokinase, protein MAKKIGVLTGGGDCPGLNPAIRGAVLTAIGLGYECVGFKDGWKGLIEGNTMPLDRAAVRDIISVGGTCLGTSRTNPYKREGGVEAARETFDRLGLHALIAMGGEDTLGVANNLYNDFKFPVVGVPKTMDNDLSGTEYTFGFNTSVAVAVDALERLRDTARSHHRAIVLEVMGRHAGWVALFTAIAGAADYLCVPEKTVDVDDMMKRVKAAYAEKGYALIVASEAIDLPTTEAGQVQTLDDFGHVVLKDRAVGEKLSSLIEKTTKIECRHAVIGHIQRGGSPVLFDRILGTRVGIGAMEFVHEGKFGVMAGLCADRIVPVPLQTAVGQLKTVPQQWLDLARKMF, encoded by the coding sequence ATGGCAAAGAAAATAGGAGTTCTTACCGGCGGCGGCGACTGCCCCGGCCTCAATCCCGCGATCCGCGGCGCGGTTCTGACCGCCATCGGCCTCGGTTACGAGTGCGTCGGGTTTAAAGACGGCTGGAAAGGCCTTATCGAGGGCAATACCATGCCGCTTGACCGGGCGGCGGTGCGCGATATTATTTCGGTTGGGGGAACCTGTCTGGGCACATCCCGCACCAATCCCTATAAACGCGAAGGCGGAGTTGAAGCCGCGCGCGAGACGTTTGACCGGCTTGGTCTGCACGCGCTGATCGCGATGGGCGGCGAGGACACGCTTGGCGTGGCGAACAATCTTTATAACGATTTCAAATTCCCGGTGGTCGGAGTGCCGAAGACCATGGATAACGACCTGTCCGGCACCGAATACACGTTCGGGTTCAACACTTCCGTGGCCGTCGCGGTTGACGCGCTTGAGCGCCTGCGCGACACTGCGCGCAGCCATCACCGGGCGATCGTGCTGGAAGTGATGGGCCGGCACGCCGGCTGGGTGGCTTTGTTTACGGCGATAGCGGGCGCGGCGGATTACCTGTGCGTGCCGGAAAAAACCGTTGATGTGGACGACATGATGAAACGGGTCAAAGCCGCTTACGCCGAAAAAGGCTATGCCCTGATCGTGGCCAGCGAGGCGATTGATCTGCCAACCACCGAAGCCGGGCAGGTGCAGACGCTGGACGATTTCGGGCATGTGGTGCTTAAAGACCGCGCGGTTGGTGAAAAGCTCAGTTCGCTGATAGAGAAAACAACGAAGATCGAATGCCGGCACGCCGTTATAGGGCATATCCAGCGGGGCGGTTCGCCGGTGCTGTTTGACCGGATTTTAGGAACCCGGGTGGGTATCGGCGCGATGGAGTTCGTGCACGAGGGCAAATTCGGAGTGATGGCGGGCCTTTGCGCCGACCGGATCGTGCCCGTGCCGCTTCAGACGGCGGTGGGCCAGCTTAAAACCGTGCCGCAGCAGTGGCTGGATCTGGCACGGAAGATGTTTTAA
- a CDS encoding ABC transporter ATP-binding protein, with the protein MIRDGWRAIAPLLAARRREFWRLAGLAGALACMILAAVFLLARLAAGAEFGLTGVAASCVFLAGGIVWAGYKACAVMAGLKSDLAGEWLRELVPRVLFAQKLLEYDRSGGSVVRALDADVQTAASACAVTGPSAVLWSAGLLAPLALAYFIRPEFGVIALLIPVLCFLPLAYQFEKLRAGSARAAAAAIRRLDRILETMRRLDGIKACGREEETAAAYEASLPGYAAESEEDGIAVFAAKLFVAVMPVLLAFFALLRAAGIYSDGYSNPASLFAAVSLIALMAFAVSRIAALVRELARQSVSLACIRRLFESYEPVRRHTGKPLILSGGDIALSGVGLESGGRPVFSRVTLSIPTGKHIAVAGASASGKTAFVRMLAKLAAPQAGRIDIDGQNIYELSLSSFRAKVAFVPETPDIFTGTLEENIRFGAALDGAQLAAAAEAAGLARFIASMPAGLATPVSPGMTELTASVRARIMLARALCGRPRILILDTIMQPLAPFEEAAFFTALRRFSPGMTVIAVAGRRSSAVCADYICALRGVNGVTLYQAGAAGADNFLDGVFGAGAAGVKLAR; encoded by the coding sequence ATGATTAGGGACGGCTGGCGGGCAATCGCGCCTCTGCTGGCGGCGCGGCGGCGCGAATTCTGGCGGCTTGCGGGGCTGGCCGGCGCGCTGGCGTGTATGATTCTGGCGGCTGTGTTTCTGCTGGCGCGGCTGGCGGCGGGCGCGGAGTTCGGGCTGACCGGTGTGGCGGCTTCGTGTGTCTTTCTGGCCGGCGGTATCGTCTGGGCGGGATACAAGGCCTGTGCCGTCATGGCCGGGCTGAAGTCCGATCTTGCCGGAGAATGGCTGCGCGAGCTGGTTCCGCGCGTACTGTTCGCGCAGAAGCTTTTGGAATATGACAGAAGCGGCGGCTCCGTTGTCCGCGCGCTGGACGCGGACGTGCAAACCGCCGCGTCGGCCTGCGCGGTGACAGGCCCTTCGGCTGTTTTGTGGAGCGCCGGTTTGCTGGCGCCGCTGGCGCTGGCATATTTCATAAGACCCGAATTCGGCGTTATTGCCCTGCTGATTCCGGTACTGTGTTTTTTGCCGCTCGCGTATCAGTTTGAAAAGCTCCGGGCCGGATCGGCGCGCGCCGCCGCCGCGGCTATCCGCCGGCTCGACCGCATTCTGGAAACAATGCGCCGGCTTGACGGAATAAAAGCCTGCGGGCGGGAGGAGGAAACCGCCGCGGCTTACGAAGCCTCGCTGCCGGGGTATGCCGCTGAGTCCGAAGAAGACGGCATCGCGGTTTTTGCCGCGAAACTGTTTGTGGCGGTTATGCCTGTTCTGCTGGCGTTTTTCGCGTTATTGCGCGCGGCAGGGATTTATTCGGACGGTTACTCTAATCCGGCTTCGCTGTTTGCTGCGGTTTCGCTTATAGCGTTGATGGCGTTTGCCGTGAGCCGGATAGCGGCGCTGGTGCGGGAGCTGGCCCGGCAGTCAGTTTCGCTTGCCTGCATCAGAAGGCTTTTTGAAAGCTATGAACCGGTTCGGCGGCACACGGGGAAACCGCTTATTCTTTCAGGAGGAGACATCGCACTTTCCGGGGTGGGGCTGGAAAGCGGCGGCCGGCCGGTTTTTTCGCGGGTAACTCTTTCCATTCCGACCGGCAAGCATATCGCGGTGGCAGGCGCGTCTGCTTCCGGGAAAACCGCGTTTGTCAGGATGCTGGCGAAGCTGGCCGCTCCTCAGGCCGGTCGTATTGACATAGACGGGCAGAATATTTACGAACTGAGCCTTTCTTCGTTTCGAGCCAAAGTGGCGTTCGTGCCGGAAACGCCGGATATCTTTACCGGCACGCTTGAGGAAAATATCAGGTTTGGCGCGGCGCTCGACGGCGCGCAGCTGGCCGCGGCGGCGGAAGCGGCGGGACTGGCCCGGTTTATCGCGTCAATGCCGGCTGGCCTGGCGACGCCGGTTTCGCCGGGCATGACGGAGCTTACCGCGAGCGTGCGCGCCAGAATAATGCTTGCGCGCGCGCTGTGCGGCCGGCCGAGGATACTTATACTTGATACAATCATGCAGCCGCTCGCGCCGTTTGAGGAAGCGGCGTTTTTCACCGCGCTGCGCCGGTTCTCTCCGGGCATGACGGTGATAGCGGTCGCCGGACGCCGTTCTTCGGCCGTCTGCGCCGATTATATCTGCGCGTTGCGCGGAGTGAACGGGGTGACGCTTTATCAGGCCGGCGCGGCCGGCGCTGACAACTTTCTTGACGGTGTGTTCGGTGCCGGCGCGGCGGGAGTTAAGCTGGCGCGGTAG
- a CDS encoding HD domain-containing protein yields MPTKFSAGKKLQLLIRFGGEIAREPRLDRLTRLIGEQVREILNADRCTVFLVDAATGNLWSILAQGLDQQEIMMPRGKGIAGLVSESGRPINIDDAYSDPRFTVDIDRVTGYKTRNILAVPLRDNRGGIIGVFQVLNKLDGTSFTQEDEGILHLLGTVAANTVETARLYEKLRKAQLETIYRLAVTAEYRDQQDTARHLKNISVLSYLLSRALGLSAEESEIIKLASPLHDIGKVALPDAILLKPGKLTEPEYEEMKRHAVYGSRILANAESDLLQAAYRVAAQHHEKYDGTGYPSGLKGGDISREARIVAVADVFDALCMPRVYKAAWKTEVAGQYISGQAGKAFDPEVTAAFERIFPFVRRLYDENTDAEEVVRAAEFKLLSAPNPDAQAAGNRSIHGE; encoded by the coding sequence ATGCCGACAAAATTTAGCGCGGGTAAAAAACTGCAGCTGCTGATACGGTTCGGCGGCGAGATCGCGCGGGAGCCGAGGCTGGACCGGCTGACCCGGCTGATCGGCGAACAGGTCCGCGAGATATTGAATGCGGACCGGTGCACCGTTTTCCTTGTGGATGCGGCGACCGGCAATCTGTGGTCAATACTGGCGCAGGGCCTGGATCAGCAGGAGATCATGATGCCGCGCGGCAAGGGCATCGCCGGGCTTGTGTCCGAAAGCGGCCGCCCGATCAATATTGACGATGCCTATTCCGATCCGCGTTTTACCGTGGATATTGACCGGGTGACCGGCTATAAAACGCGCAATATTCTGGCGGTGCCGCTGCGCGATAACCGGGGCGGGATAATAGGCGTGTTCCAGGTGCTCAACAAGCTTGACGGCACCAGTTTTACCCAGGAAGACGAAGGGATTCTGCATCTGCTGGGCACGGTGGCGGCCAACACGGTCGAGACCGCGCGGCTGTACGAGAAACTCCGCAAGGCGCAGCTTGAAACCATCTACCGGCTGGCTGTCACCGCGGAATACCGCGACCAGCAGGACACGGCGCGGCATCTGAAGAACATAAGCGTGCTTTCTTATCTGCTGAGCAGGGCGCTGGGGCTTTCGGCGGAGGAGTCGGAAATAATCAAACTGGCGAGTCCGCTGCACGATATCGGCAAGGTCGCGCTGCCGGACGCGATACTGCTCAAGCCCGGCAAACTCACGGAGCCGGAATACGAGGAGATGAAGCGGCACGCCGTTTACGGATCGCGGATACTGGCGAACGCGGAAAGCGATCTTTTGCAGGCGGCTTACCGCGTGGCGGCCCAGCATCACGAGAAATATGACGGGACGGGCTATCCGTCCGGGTTAAAGGGCGGCGATATTTCGCGCGAGGCGCGCATTGTGGCGGTGGCGGACGTGTTCGACGCGCTGTGCATGCCCCGCGTTTACAAAGCCGCCTGGAAGACCGAGGTCGCGGGGCAGTATATAAGCGGTCAGGCCGGAAAAGCGTTCGACCCGGAGGTGACGGCCGCGTTCGAGCGGATTTTTCCGTTCGTGCGCCGTCTGTACGACGAAAACACCGACGCGGAGGAAGTCGTCCGCGCTGCCGAGTTCAAGCTGCTCTCGGCGCCAAACCCGGACGCTCAGGCGGCGGGCAACCGAAGCATTCACGGAGAATAA
- a CDS encoding FAD-linked oxidase C-terminal domain-containing protein: MTTILSTDRFRLVEKQLAAEAGRENVSSDQTSLALYSYDSSLGRARPEGVVRITDWRKLQPVVKILYDAGVPFVPRAAATSLSGGCVPLKGGVVLNLAPLTGIIEINTEKKYALVEPGVVNQHLQDRLAEFGYFYAPDPASSKVCTLGGNAGTNAGGPRCLKYGVTVNHVMAMDVVTPQGELKHFSADDPGPDFTALMTGSEGTLGVIARLWLRITELSPAVKTVLAAFGSIEGAIGAVSKMIAGGVVPCAIEALDRLTVSAVEAYAHAGYPMDAEAVLVIEFDGTAHETETEVKKAEAVCREFDLLHWQVAGDEVRRRKIWEGRRGAYAAMARLAPNVAVEDGVVPRPKLPEVLKEVRDITARHNIRAGLLFHAGDGNLHPNVIFDERNQFETNRVKKAGHEILKACVRAGGSVTGEHGVGLDKRVAMSWLFDADTLGLFRAVKDAVDPAGIANPDKILPVAGADDLLIRPAPPEFSAGAKKVIDTVRSRANMGAPSLITGTGSAIEDKVFRAHRGTALSLRAADAVLDWDRANYTITVEAGITLAALARLLAGEKAYLYAPPMPGTLGGALACRRWQGLRDLIIGARLLLSDGRVASFGGKVVKNAAGYDISRFLIGSQGAYGVILAATLKLSPYPFVGERHIPAFSFFTPNDYHRKLKAVFDPRNLFNPWIFGADND, translated from the coding sequence ATGACGACTATTCTTTCAACGGACCGGTTCCGGCTGGTCGAGAAACAGCTGGCGGCCGAGGCGGGACGCGAAAACGTCTCGTCCGACCAGACAAGCCTTGCCTTATATTCCTATGATTCTTCGCTGGGGCGCGCCCGGCCGGAAGGGGTGGTGCGGATAACGGACTGGCGCAAACTCCAGCCGGTTGTAAAAATTCTTTACGATGCCGGCGTTCCGTTTGTGCCGCGCGCCGCCGCGACCAGCCTGTCCGGCGGCTGCGTGCCGCTTAAAGGCGGCGTGGTGCTCAATCTGGCTCCGCTGACCGGCATTATTGAAATCAACACCGAAAAAAAATACGCGCTGGTCGAACCGGGCGTGGTGAACCAGCATCTGCAGGACCGGCTGGCCGAGTTCGGCTATTTTTACGCGCCGGATCCGGCGAGCAGCAAAGTCTGCACGCTGGGCGGCAACGCGGGCACCAACGCGGGCGGGCCGAGGTGCCTGAAATACGGGGTTACAGTCAATCATGTGATGGCGATGGACGTGGTTACGCCGCAGGGCGAGCTGAAACATTTTTCCGCCGACGATCCCGGCCCGGATTTTACCGCGCTTATGACAGGCTCGGAAGGCACACTGGGAGTGATTGCGCGGCTGTGGCTGCGGATCACCGAACTCAGCCCCGCGGTTAAAACGGTGCTGGCGGCGTTCGGCAGCATTGAAGGCGCGATCGGCGCTGTGTCTAAAATGATCGCCGGCGGCGTTGTGCCGTGCGCGATAGAGGCGCTTGACCGGCTGACGGTGTCGGCGGTGGAGGCGTATGCGCACGCCGGCTATCCGATGGACGCGGAAGCCGTGCTGGTAATCGAATTCGACGGCACGGCGCACGAAACGGAAACGGAAGTGAAAAAAGCCGAAGCCGTGTGCCGGGAGTTTGATCTGCTGCACTGGCAAGTTGCGGGGGACGAGGTCCGGCGGCGGAAAATCTGGGAGGGGCGGCGCGGCGCGTACGCGGCGATGGCCCGGCTCGCGCCCAACGTGGCGGTTGAGGACGGAGTCGTGCCGCGCCCCAAGCTGCCGGAAGTGCTTAAGGAAGTGCGCGATATAACCGCCCGGCATAATATCCGCGCGGGGCTTCTGTTTCACGCGGGCGACGGCAATCTGCACCCGAACGTCATTTTTGACGAGCGCAACCAGTTCGAAACGAACCGCGTGAAAAAAGCGGGCCACGAAATACTGAAAGCGTGCGTGCGCGCCGGCGGTTCGGTAACGGGCGAGCACGGGGTGGGGCTGGACAAGCGGGTGGCGATGTCGTGGTTGTTCGACGCGGACACGCTTGGCCTGTTCCGGGCGGTGAAGGACGCGGTTGACCCGGCCGGCATCGCCAATCCCGACAAGATTCTTCCGGTTGCCGGAGCGGATGACCTGCTGATCAGGCCCGCCCCGCCGGAATTTTCGGCGGGCGCTAAAAAAGTTATTGATACCGTGCGTTCTCGCGCGAATATGGGTGCGCCGTCGCTGATTACCGGAACCGGCTCCGCCATTGAAGATAAAGTTTTCAGGGCGCACCGCGGCACCGCGCTGAGCCTCAGGGCCGCCGACGCGGTGCTGGACTGGGACCGCGCCAACTACACCATCACCGTGGAAGCCGGCATAACGCTGGCCGCGCTGGCGCGGCTGCTTGCCGGTGAAAAGGCGTATCTTTACGCGCCGCCGATGCCGGGCACGCTTGGCGGCGCGCTGGCGTGCCGGCGCTGGCAAGGCCTGCGCGACCTGATAATCGGCGCGCGGCTGCTTCTGTCGGACGGACGGGTCGCCAGTTTCGGCGGCAAGGTGGTAAAAAACGCGGCCGGCTATGATATAAGCAGATTTTTGATCGGCAGTCAGGGCGCGTACGGGGTAATATTGGCGGCCACGCTGAAACTGTCGCCTTATCCGTTCGTGGGCGAGCGGCATATCCCGGCGTTTTCGTTTTTTACGCCGAATGATTATCACCGGAAACTGAAGGCCGTGTTTGATCCGCGTAATCTGTTCAATCCATGGATTTTCGGAGCGGATAATGACTGA
- a CDS encoding glycosyltransferase family 4 protein has translation MRQMIVYAIDEIDGGEPGRSVLLVAGGPGRDGVILCGAVSPRVRAEVDAAGCAVTVVSGLSARANACAALRGIYGFLRQARPDIVHAHGFRAGLLARFAVIAWKYFGGGRRVKLVYTPHGALGRVGARRAAETFADRVLAHFSDALVALSRAEKNENLRAGIGCAGQWVVIPPGIKENFAQEFADYEKFEANRAGVRKELAVPADAVVLLYCGKLVAGRGLDTLVTALAVVKKRVGGMCGQGELDPEFKVRLVMAGEGPDERALELLAERHGVADWIVFAGWRNDAAGLMSACDALVQPSRGEPAARAVIEAQAAGLAVICADAGGLTEYVEPERTALIAQAGSAESLAGALLSIIIDPGLRANLGMAGREWMAEPDTNGFTRFSENAFMLRHQQLYDFVRGQ, from the coding sequence ATGCGGCAGATGATCGTATACGCGATAGATGAAATAGACGGCGGAGAACCCGGCCGGAGCGTTCTGCTCGTGGCCGGAGGGCCTGGGCGCGACGGCGTGATTTTATGCGGCGCGGTTTCTCCGCGCGTGCGGGCCGAGGTGGACGCGGCTGGTTGCGCGGTGACGGTCGTTTCCGGGTTGTCCGCCCGCGCAAACGCGTGCGCCGCGTTGCGCGGAATTTACGGATTTTTGCGGCAGGCCCGGCCGGACATAGTGCATGCGCACGGGTTCCGCGCCGGTCTGCTTGCGCGGTTCGCCGTCATTGCATGGAAATATTTCGGCGGGGGACGGCGGGTGAAGCTGGTGTATACGCCGCACGGCGCGCTGGGCCGGGTTGGCGCGCGGCGCGCGGCGGAAACATTTGCCGACCGGGTTCTGGCGCATTTCAGCGACGCGCTTGTAGCGCTGAGCCGGGCTGAAAAGAACGAAAACCTGCGCGCCGGAATCGGCTGCGCGGGGCAGTGGGTGGTCATTCCGCCCGGCATAAAGGAAAATTTCGCGCAGGAGTTTGCGGATTACGAAAAATTCGAGGCCAATCGCGCCGGTGTGCGCAAGGAGCTGGCCGTGCCGGCGGACGCGGTGGTTCTGCTGTATTGCGGAAAGCTGGTGGCGGGCCGCGGGCTGGACACGCTGGTCACCGCGCTTGCGGTTGTGAAAAAACGTGTTGGCGGCATGTGCGGTCAGGGCGAGCTTGATCCTGAATTTAAAGTGCGGCTTGTAATGGCCGGAGAAGGGCCGGATGAGCGCGCGCTTGAACTGCTGGCTGAGCGGCATGGTGTGGCGGACTGGATTGTTTTCGCCGGCTGGCGCAATGACGCGGCGGGTTTGATGTCTGCGTGCGACGCGCTGGTTCAGCCGTCGCGCGGTGAGCCGGCCGCCCGCGCGGTGATAGAGGCGCAGGCGGCCGGGCTGGCCGTCATCTGCGCCGATGCCGGCGGTTTGACGGAATATGTCGAGCCGGAGCGAACCGCGCTGATCGCGCAGGCTGGTTCGGCGGAGAGCCTGGCGGGCGCGCTGCTGTCAATTATCATTGATCCGGGCCTGCGCGCCAATCTCGGCATGGCCGGGCGGGAATGGATGGCTGAACCCGATACGAACGGGTTTACCCGGTTTTCCGAAAACGCGTTTATGCTGCGCCATCAGCAGCTTTATGATTTTGTGAGAGGGCAGTAA
- a CDS encoding (Fe-S)-binding protein — translation MTDVPHLYDYTALYEPKDTPAHLGALLTGQGARSLYDSVCQCNRCGYCAQVCPTFRLTGREGESARGRNQLMRMLMNGRLRASESGAGIGRLLDDCLLCGACERACFTAVRTPLHVWEGLRVLGIKRFPAGLRRVLRRLATDRESMRGVMRVYNLMRKAAGMFRRGGSSDAGVPAGAVLGRPRLRFLELHETEQAAPENAACIYFASCSEEYVSPETGSSALLLIRTFVGWPVVMSGNCCGFYAFMAGDIEAARAALGAVIEKYEKISGSRELPLVCACADCAGFLRMAEQLFSESDEMRPRAARLAANVREVAELMAPEFFEPQGCGEAAPLVATGHFPAGLGRSAKTAACAETLLDRIFGSGYHPHRESAMPSGAYGGYPFVNIGLANRLLRRKAENIAGVQASLTVTATVAEAEWIGAGLRRYCAGAGAAHYCVVLRNCVQEKFHADKI, via the coding sequence ATGACTGACGTGCCGCATCTGTACGACTACACCGCGCTGTACGAGCCGAAAGACACGCCGGCGCATCTTGGCGCGCTGCTTACTGGGCAGGGCGCGCGCAGTCTTTACGATTCCGTGTGCCAGTGCAACAGGTGCGGCTACTGCGCGCAGGTCTGTCCGACTTTCAGGCTGACGGGGCGGGAGGGCGAATCCGCGCGCGGGCGCAACCAGCTGATGCGGATGCTGATGAACGGCCGGCTGCGCGCTTCGGAAAGCGGCGCCGGAATAGGCCGGCTGCTGGATGACTGTCTGCTGTGCGGAGCCTGCGAACGGGCGTGTTTTACGGCGGTGCGTACGCCGCTTCATGTATGGGAAGGCCTGCGCGTTCTTGGCATAAAACGCTTTCCCGCCGGATTGAGGAGAGTGTTGCGGCGGTTGGCGACGGACCGTGAATCCATGCGCGGGGTTATGCGCGTGTACAATTTAATGCGCAAGGCGGCCGGGATGTTCCGGCGTGGCGGTTCGTCGGATGCGGGCGTGCCGGCGGGCGCTGTGCTGGGCAGGCCGAGGCTGAGGTTTCTGGAGCTGCATGAAACGGAGCAGGCTGCTCCGGAAAATGCCGCCTGCATTTATTTCGCCTCCTGTTCCGAGGAATATGTTTCGCCGGAAACCGGCTCGTCGGCGCTTTTGCTGATCAGGACTTTCGTGGGCTGGCCCGTGGTCATGAGCGGCAACTGCTGCGGATTTTACGCGTTCATGGCGGGCGATATCGAGGCGGCGCGCGCGGCGCTTGGCGCGGTTATTGAAAAATATGAAAAAATCAGCGGTTCGCGCGAACTGCCGCTCGTCTGCGCCTGCGCCGACTGCGCGGGATTTCTGCGTATGGCCGAGCAGCTGTTTTCTGAAAGCGATGAGATGCGGCCGCGCGCGGCCCGGCTGGCGGCCAATGTGCGCGAAGTGGCGGAACTGATGGCGCCGGAATTTTTCGAGCCGCAGGGTTGCGGCGAAGCGGCGCCGCTTGTGGCGACCGGGCATTTTCCCGCCGGACTGGGCCGCAGCGCGAAAACGGCGGCCTGCGCGGAAACGCTGCTTGACCGCATTTTCGGGAGCGGGTATCATCCGCATAGGGAAAGCGCGATGCCGTCGGGCGCGTATGGCGGCTATCCGTTCGTGAATATCGGGCTGGCGAACCGGCTGCTCAGGCGCAAGGCGGAAAACATAGCCGGGGTGCAGGCTTCGCTCACCGTCACCGCCACGGTGGCGGAAGCCGAGTGGATAGGCGCCGGGTTGCGGCGCTACTGCGCGGGCGCGGGCGCGGCGCATTACTGCGTGGTGCTGCGTAATTGTGTGCAGGAGAAATTTCATGCCGACAAAATTTAG
- a CDS encoding DUF190 domain-containing protein yields the protein MFNEKKGKLLRIYIGEHTRHEGRPLYEWLVLQARGMHMSGATVLRGVEGFGASTRIHTAKIIDISGNLPVVVELVDTPEKIEKFLAHTENAIPGGLATLEDVDIRFYRAHPGEQACDVS from the coding sequence ATGTTTAACGAGAAGAAAGGGAAACTGCTGCGCATATACATAGGCGAACACACGCGGCATGAAGGGCGCCCGCTTTACGAGTGGCTGGTGCTGCAGGCGCGCGGGATGCATATGTCCGGTGCGACCGTTTTGCGCGGGGTTGAGGGGTTTGGCGCGAGCACCCGGATCCATACGGCCAAGATCATAGATATTTCCGGGAATCTGCCGGTCGTGGTGGAGCTGGTGGATACGCCGGAGAAGATCGAGAAATTTCTCGCGCATACTGAAAACGCGATACCGGGCGGACTGGCCACGCTTGAGGATGTGGATATCCGGTTTTACCGCGCGCATCCCGGCGAGCAGGCGTGCGATGTTTCCTGA